In Erigeron canadensis isolate Cc75 chromosome 1, C_canadensis_v1, whole genome shotgun sequence, a single window of DNA contains:
- the LOC122578465 gene encoding uncharacterized protein LOC122578465 isoform X2 — MSNSGRSRVREDRFYSPPAMRRYNQQQQKQVQQEERKVQPTPAQQQQEKQSESLMDSSRISSDLITNLDRFMKHTTPIVTAQHLPKTSMKGWRSKENDRHSYFILGDLWESLKEWSAYGAGVPLVLNESDSVVQYYVPYLSAIQLYVDPSAPVTTLRRGEESDSDSSRATSSDGSYEAQVKKNSVGSLSQGLNKLVLRGGPFVGDNTDESEIRNPPGLLIFEYFERALPYHRAPLADMISDLASKFPELRTYRSCDLTQSSWVSVAWYPIYRIPVGPSLQNLDASFLTFHSLSTPLRGMDGDKSHRHGSTVIEVNDVGMPCRLSLPIFGLAVYKFKSSDWTESGIHGTEKVNSLVQSTENWLRSLNVYHPDFMFFKNHDFWR, encoded by the exons ATGTCGAATTCGGGTCGTAGTCGGGTCAGGGAAGATAGATTTTATAGTCCACCGGCGATGAGAAGGTACAATCAGCAACAACAGAAGCAAGTACAACAAGAAGAGCGTAAAGTACAACCAACACCAGCACAACAGCAGCAAGAAAAACAATCAGAATCTTTGATGGATAGTAGTAGAATTAGTAGCGATTTGATTACAAATTTGGATCGGTTTATGAAACACACTACTCCAATTGTTACTGCCCAGCATCTTCCTAAG ACTAGCATGAAGGGTTGGAGGAGTAAAGAAAACGATCGGCACTCATACTTCATACTTGGTGATCTTTGGGAATCATTAAAGGAATGGAGTGCATATGGAGCCGGAGTTCCTCTTGTGTTGAATGAAAGTGACTCGGTTGTGCAGTACTATGTGCCATATTTGTCTGCCATTCAACTATATGTAGATCCATCAGCACCCGTAACAACCTTAAG GCGTGGTGAAGAAAGTGATTCTGACTCATCCAGAGCCACCAGTAGTGATGGCAGCTACGAGGCGCAGGTTAAAAAAAACAGTGTTGGCTCTTTATCTCAGGGCTTAAATAAGCTTGTACTTAGAGGTGGCCCTTTTGTGGGAGACAACACTGATGAAAGCGAGATTAGAAACCCTCCCGGGCTTCTAATATTTGAGTACTTTGAACGTGCTTTACCGTATCATCGGGCACCTTTAGCTGACATG ATATCTGATCTTGCGTCAAAGTTTCCAGAATTGAGAACATACCGTAGCTGTGATCTGACACAATCAAGTTGGGTTTCAGTTGCTTG GTATCCCATATACAGAATTCCTGTTGGTCCGTCGCTGCAGAATCTTGATGCCAGCTTCTTGACTTTTCATTCTCTGTCAACACCGTTAAGAG GTATGGATGGGGATAAGTCGCATCGTCATGGGTCAACTGTAATCGAGGTTAATGATGTCGGAATGCCATGTCGGCTATCGTTACCGATATTTGGACTAGCTGTTTACAAGTTCAAGAGTTCTGACTGGACTGAAAGTGGCATTCATGGTACTGAAAAAGTAAACTCTCTAGTGCAGTCAACTGAAAATTGGCTGCGGAGTTTGAATGTATATCATCCAGAtttcatgtttttcaaaaaccatgaTTTCTGGaggtaa
- the LOC122578465 gene encoding uncharacterized protein LOC122578465 isoform X1, which produces MSNSGRSRVREDRFYSPPAMRRYNQQQQKQVQQEERKVQPTPAQQQQEKQSESLMDSSRISSDLITNLDRFMKHTTPIVTAQHLPKTSMKGWRSKENDRHSYFILGDLWESLKEWSAYGAGVPLVLNESDSVVQYYVPYLSAIQLYVDPSAPVTTLRRRGEESDSDSSRATSSDGSYEAQVKKNSVGSLSQGLNKLVLRGGPFVGDNTDESEIRNPPGLLIFEYFERALPYHRAPLADMISDLASKFPELRTYRSCDLTQSSWVSVAWYPIYRIPVGPSLQNLDASFLTFHSLSTPLRGMDGDKSHRHGSTVIEVNDVGMPCRLSLPIFGLAVYKFKSSDWTESGIHGTEKVNSLVQSTENWLRSLNVYHPDFMFFKNHDFWR; this is translated from the exons ATGTCGAATTCGGGTCGTAGTCGGGTCAGGGAAGATAGATTTTATAGTCCACCGGCGATGAGAAGGTACAATCAGCAACAACAGAAGCAAGTACAACAAGAAGAGCGTAAAGTACAACCAACACCAGCACAACAGCAGCAAGAAAAACAATCAGAATCTTTGATGGATAGTAGTAGAATTAGTAGCGATTTGATTACAAATTTGGATCGGTTTATGAAACACACTACTCCAATTGTTACTGCCCAGCATCTTCCTAAG ACTAGCATGAAGGGTTGGAGGAGTAAAGAAAACGATCGGCACTCATACTTCATACTTGGTGATCTTTGGGAATCATTAAAGGAATGGAGTGCATATGGAGCCGGAGTTCCTCTTGTGTTGAATGAAAGTGACTCGGTTGTGCAGTACTATGTGCCATATTTGTCTGCCATTCAACTATATGTAGATCCATCAGCACCCGTAACAACCTTAAG AAGGCGTGGTGAAGAAAGTGATTCTGACTCATCCAGAGCCACCAGTAGTGATGGCAGCTACGAGGCGCAGGTTAAAAAAAACAGTGTTGGCTCTTTATCTCAGGGCTTAAATAAGCTTGTACTTAGAGGTGGCCCTTTTGTGGGAGACAACACTGATGAAAGCGAGATTAGAAACCCTCCCGGGCTTCTAATATTTGAGTACTTTGAACGTGCTTTACCGTATCATCGGGCACCTTTAGCTGACATG ATATCTGATCTTGCGTCAAAGTTTCCAGAATTGAGAACATACCGTAGCTGTGATCTGACACAATCAAGTTGGGTTTCAGTTGCTTG GTATCCCATATACAGAATTCCTGTTGGTCCGTCGCTGCAGAATCTTGATGCCAGCTTCTTGACTTTTCATTCTCTGTCAACACCGTTAAGAG GTATGGATGGGGATAAGTCGCATCGTCATGGGTCAACTGTAATCGAGGTTAATGATGTCGGAATGCCATGTCGGCTATCGTTACCGATATTTGGACTAGCTGTTTACAAGTTCAAGAGTTCTGACTGGACTGAAAGTGGCATTCATGGTACTGAAAAAGTAAACTCTCTAGTGCAGTCAACTGAAAATTGGCTGCGGAGTTTGAATGTATATCATCCAGAtttcatgtttttcaaaaaccatgaTTTCTGGaggtaa
- the LOC122585886 gene encoding probable intracellular pathogenesis-related protein T1 gives MANVNSWELEIPSSIPASKVFDGFVVGFFDFLDSHVFPASLGVTFTNLQGDGGVGTIKLMSFEDDKLPSVKYKIKELDLENFTYNMAVIEGEDDEQYELTLSEMKVIPSVDGGCTFVQKTTEYKGTDEDETESHKEQLTQWFKTFERTITQDSNDD, from the exons ATGGCTAACGTTAATAGTTGGGAACTTGAGATCCCTAGCTCCATCCCTGCTTCAAAGGTCTTTGATGGTTTTGTCGTTGGGTTTTTCGACTTCTTGGACTCCCACGTCTTTCCTGCATCTTTAGGTGTTACGTTCACAAACCTTCAAGGCGATGGAGGTGTTGGCACTATCAAGCTTATGAGTTTTG AGGATGACAAATTGCCAAGTGTGAAATACAAGATCAAAGAACTTGATTTAGAAAACTTCACCTACAATATGGCAGTAATTGAAGGGGAAGACGATGAGCAATATGAGTTAACTTTGAGTGAAATGAAAGTGATACCGTCTGTTGATGGAGGTTGTACCTTTGTACAGAAAACGACCGAGTATAAAGGGACCGATGAGGATGAAACTGAATCCCATAAAGAACAACTCACTCAATGGTTTAAGACGTTTGAGAGGACCATCACTCAAGATTCCAATGATGATTAG
- the LOC122605569 gene encoding probable CCR4-associated factor 1 homolog 10: protein MSIVLPKEDSVVIREVWNGNLEEEFALIREIVDDYPYIAMDTEFPGVVLRPLAQFKNINDYNYVTLKDNVDMLKLIQLGLTFSDENGNLPTCGSDKPCIWQFNFREFNVNEDIFANDSIEMLRQCGIDFKKNSELGIDANRFGELLMSSGVVLNDNICWVTFHSGYDFGYLLKLLTRRELPKSQSGFFDLIKIYFPVVYDIKHLMRFCNHLHGGLNKLAEILEVQRIGVCHQAGSDSLLTSHAFKKLKEGYFNGSTEKYAGVLYGLGVEDGEK, encoded by the coding sequence ATGTCTATTGTATTACCAAAAGAAGATTCTGTTGTAATTAGAGAGGTCTGGAATGGTAATCTTGAAGAAGAATTTGCTTTAATTAGAGAGATTGTTGATGATTACCCATATATTGCAATGGATACGGAGTTCCCTGGTGTTGTTCTTCGCCCGTTAGCGCAATTTAAGAATATCAATGACTATAATTATGTAACTTTGAAGGATAATGTTGATATGTTGAAGTTGATTCAATTGGGTCTCACTTTTTCTGATGAAAATGGGAATTTACCAACATGCGGCTCCGATAAGCCGTGCATCTGGCAGTTTAATTTCCGTGAGTTTAATGTGAATGAAGATATCTTTGCTAATGATTCCATTGAGATGTTAAGACAGTGTGGGATTGATTTTAAGAAGAATAGTGAATTGGGTATTGATGCAAATCGGTTTGGAGAGCTTTTGATGTCTTCTGGTGTTGTTTTGAATGATAATATCTGTTGGGTCACTTTTCATAGTGGGTATGATTTCGGATACTTGCTTAAGCTGTTGACTCGTAGGGAGTTGCCTAAGTCTCAATCAGGGTTCTTTGATCTGATCAAGATTTATTTCCCGGTTGTTTATGATATCAAACATTTGATGAGGTTTTGTAATCATCTTCATGGTGGTTTGAATAAGCTTGCAGAGATATTGGAAGTTCAACGAATCGGTGTTTGTCATCAAGCGGGATCAGATAGTTTGTTGACCTCTCATGCTTTTAAGAAGCTGAAAGAAGGTTATTTTAATGGGAGCACAGAAAAGTATGCTGGTGTGTTGTATGGTTTAGGGGTTGAAGATGGTGAAAAATAA